TCtgggtttatttttattctcccTAAAGAGATCCTTGCTAGTGACTTGCGCGTCCTTAAGGGCAGTGACTCTACATGCCTCAGGAAAtatttgttcgtgattctgtcaACATGTTTACAACATATTCTGCTAGTTATATAGTATTTATGCCACAATATATAAGTATAACAGCAAACTTTggtctttatttttcttttagcacCCCTTgtgtttttacattttattatagtttctttgttgataatttttttttgctaatttgtataaaaaaaacaaattgtttaattatatgCATCATGTTGAAGAGAACAATCTTTAGTAAGTAATGAAACTATTTGTCATTATATAACATTAGATTATcatgtcaaaagaatgagattgaatgTACTAATGCAAAACTATACAAGAAAATCATAAAGCTGATCAAACCAAGTTGTaaaatttggtttgatttgatttggatattttttattttcaatccaaatttcctataaatttaatgtgtataaaaaaaacaaattgtttaattatatgCACCGTGTTGAAGAGAACAATCTTTAGGAAGTAATGaaactatttttcattatataacaTTAGATTATCATGTCAAAAGAATAAGATTGAATGTACTAATGCAAAATTATACAAGAAAATCATAAAACTGATCaaagtttgatttgatttggatattttttattttcaatccaAATTGCCTATGAATTTAATGTTTGGTTCAGATGCATTTATAACCAAGATTTGAACCAAACTATGCCACAAACACCCCCCTAATATGTTGcgttttaacaaagaaaaatatcaaaatttcaaaggttgcttgtcatttttctttctttattgtaAGTTTTTAGTAATTGGAGGGATGTGGATAGGGTTTTGGATGCTTGTTTTGCCCATGATTGCATGAACTTCttatacctttttcttttccttctcattttggtttattttatttttttacaggAAGCCTGTCAAGAATTAAAATGAAAGCATATACAGTATAAGCCAAGATGTCTGTTAACTGAGGGAGTTCTGCTCTAGTAACCACTAtcttatgtttcttttttcttttttatttcacatatGTCATTTTGGTATGTTAGAAATGATTGATGTAGCTTGAAGTGTTAACCAGGTAGAGATGGTAAGCCATATAATGGCAACCTAGATTATTGAACACACTAACCCATAAAAGCATACCGAGAATAAATTATAAGAGAATAACCAAACCAAACTTCAGACacaaaatcaatattttctcaaattattGCAGTCAGGGCACACCTTTGCTCTTGAAGCATCTTTTCAACCTCCTTTTGCGATGCTTTGATCTACTACCCAAAAAATTAGGAAAACGGACCAATGCAAATATCATTAAAGGGAATAAAATTCATCTAGtatgttaaaataatgataGGATTTGATTTCATGTCCATATAATTTAAACCTATGTAAACTGATAAATCTAATATGACATCAGAAAACCTGCAATTATTATGTGCCATGTAGAGTGTCagataatttaaaaaggaaattttttGATGATAACAGAACAATGCTGCCTCAAATTAATGTTTTACCTCAGTTACTAAAGCCTTGCAACTCCAAATAAAGGCTCCCTGAAAGTCAGCagcaatataaatatttctcaCCAACAAATATAGCACAATGCAGACACTGTTACTTGATGTTCAGTTGACGGTATTTACCAACATTTGAAGAATCAAGAAAAGGAAATCATGATAAGATCTGagaattacttttatttatgcagaaattaaataatttgcatATTTTGCTAAGGAGAGTCAAATACTCATAGCTGGAAAAGAATTGTGAAGACAATTGACAATCAAGTTGCATCCATTTCACTCAAGTTTTCAATTTATAGGAAGGAAGCATACAGCTCCATGTGCTGCTTGCTGGTGGCAATGATCAGAAGTGACTACCCAGACTTTGGGGCAACCATCCTCTCTTAAAGCTGCAACCTAAAATGAGCAAAAATATACTACTGTTAAGTTCCACTCAAAGAATGAGAGGAAATGAAAGATGTGCTGTACTCATACAGATGAAGCAGTTCTCTACTGAAGATTCACTGAATGAAAGCAAGATTGAAGCACTGTAAATGGGATGACCTGACATTCATTGTAATTTAAGGCTCGTGTGCTTACAGAAGTGACATTGGAAACAGGATCCACAGAGCAATGGAAGGGCTTATGTGAGTTTATAGAAATGGCCTGTGACCTTCCTATAAGAGTTGTCTAGATTATTTCAATAAGTTTCATGACATTATTTAACATAGTAAACTACATTTCAGCTTATTCCAGTAAGCTTTACAGTACAGCTCTTTaataaaatctcattttataaaagtttatggAAGAAGGCCAATTCCcaaataaatacttaataagagattaaaatgaattgaaCTTCTGTCTGGTAAGTTCAAATCGACTGATAAACTTCAActtttctaaaagttttctcATCAGACTAGAtggattttgtttcttattttgttcTCCTATGGAATACAAGTGATTATGAAGAAGTTTATTCAAACCAATCcataatattttagttatttactCAAACACACTATTAGTATGTCAAAAAAAGGATAATAAAGTTCAGTTTCTTAAATCCTGTTACAAAAGAAGGGAGTTGGTAACTACAGTAAAGCAACCTGTAGAAATATCTAACCTCTTTTTCAATCCATGTATCGGCGCATGTGTCCCCTGAGAAAATAATATCAAGACTGCAAAATGGCCAAAATACAACCTCAGAACATGGaggaatttaaaatgtaaattgatATGTTAAAGAAATGGTCCTCCACTACCACTATATTgtatgacaaaaataaataaatagagaaaaagcATACCCTGCGAAATCTTCTTTGTGGCTGGGGAGTCCAGACATCATTGCATCAAAGACAACAACCACTTTAACCTCTGCAGAAACGTATAAATTTATAGACAAAATAAGAGTTGCAGTGTGGGGATTGATAGCCAAATAAGAGATAGAGAGAGGAACCTCTAAGCATGCTGAAGGTTACAAGCTCGTCAATTAGCTTTTGACGAGCAATATCAAGTCTTCCTTTCATGAAATGTTTCTTGAGTTTCATCCAATAGCCACAAACATTATAGCCATCAACAAGCAATACAGGGACAGCATTGTCTATACCCATCTGATTGGTACTGCCGAAGacatatgatattatatttaaagtcaATTGAGGGAAAGAAAGACGAAAGAATGATTGTGGAGTTACTAGTAGAGAGAGGAGGTGGGGTCACGATAGAGGTCGGTGTCTTCAACATCATCATCCTTCTCCACCTTCTTCTTGCGGTAACTGGTTGAAGGTCTGGGAGTGGCAGAATTTCTATTTTGGAAGCTCTATTGAATGACATAAGAATAGAAATGAGTATGCATGTGAGGGTAGGGTTGGGGAAATTGATTGAAGTTAAGTTACCTTCCATAGCTTGAGGAAGCGGAGGTTTTGCTTGACGTTGGATGTGATTCTTGGAGGAGTGGATTCTGAACCCTGAATCTCATGCTGCTTCCTGTTTTTGTTGGCAACTATCACTATGCTTTGTCTCTGacaagatgatgaagatgaagaagaagcagcaGCATTGTGATTGCAATCTCCACCTACTACAAAGGAATTACGGGATGAAGGAACAGCTTTCAGTTTCATAATATTGTTCTGCTAATTCACtttcacatttttcaattttcctgCTGTTTTTCCTCTCTTCTCACCCTTCATCCTTTCCTCCAAATCTCATCCTCAGCCACCAACTCCAAATACCAACttattgattaaataaaataaataaataatattacgCGTCTCTTTGTTTTGCCTTTTGTTACATactaataatatatgtaatatatgtaAGGAGGTttaaaacacacacacacagatttCACAGTGGTAAAATATTGAGTATAAAACACTTCTTCAATCATTTGAAGATGTAATATTAAGTTCTAAAATTGCTGAATAATACAGATTTTGGTTGACTTATATTCACTTACACAAGCATTATACAAGTAAGCTGTCTCCTAGAAATATTTATGGGATTCACATGCTTAATTGAGAGAGTTTACGTAGATGCCATTAGATATCATCATGAATTTTGCAATCTAGCACAAACAAGAGAAGTATAAAATATCTTTCCCTGAAGAAGAAATATCGTCGAAGCTTTTCTATCTCCATTAAATCGTTTGTTGTATGCTCGGTAACCATTGCTATAAGTATTTAGTTGGATGTGATAATTTACgacaaaaaacaatatataattttgcgTTAGGGGTTCCAACGACATTAGAACTacaattgtattattattactacGAAAATCACTTATATGGATTAGGATTAGATGATAAAAGTCAATTATTGGTAAAGACAAGAGATTTTTGAGCCAATACCTTTTAACAGTAAAGGTAGTggaataatgattaaaaaaatgaacGTAGATAGTCTTTCGGTTTATGAGATCGAGATTAAgctttttttcatcaataatctttaatttcaaaTCTTAAGTATGCAAAAAGACACTTTGATCACGGTTTATTCgaatgttataataataaatgcatAGTGAAAAAGTAACcaaatattaaacatatatttatagattttgaaataaacttCCGAACAATGTTGGTCTAATTATGGTCTAAATAATAATGATCTCACTTAGAGTTGATGTAATCATTCTTACGGCTAATTTTGTCAGTCCGACCAAccaatttacataattttacaTAAGATCAAAAAGATTGTGGTCGTTTTGTCTACGATTGACCAGAGTGTCACAGTGTACATATAGATaaaggaaaaagttattttaacaacacttttttaacaatgcgtgataacttgtgattggtccatttcaaatatttttttaaacataaattcaaatagactaataaaatgatcatatgtgtcttgttgtaaaaaagttgttaaaaaaattgtgtatccaataaaattttaaaaaagtgtatCGTTTAGTCCTGAATTTGTTTGGTTACATATTGGGCTTCCCCACAGGCCGCATCTGGATAAGAATTAGTTTGGTGTGATTTTTGAAGATTAGCATAGTGGTGGTTTTCGGCCCCCATTATCGTACAGGTTGTAGGGCTGTCCAAACATGTTTAATAATTCCGAGTCCCACCTTTTGGTTCCTGGGGCTTCATTTACATTATCGGTCTCTGCATTTACATCCAACACAACCATGTGTGGGTAGTAGCAAACAACTTACAAGGTTCCAAAGTCATGTTCTAGGTTCCCACTGGACTTATGTTATGTGAGAACTACTATGTCACATAAATAATGTAGTTGTGCAGGCAGAATTCAAAGACAGTGATTG
This genomic stretch from Vigna radiata var. radiata cultivar VC1973A chromosome 7, Vradiata_ver6, whole genome shotgun sequence harbors:
- the LOC106769311 gene encoding uncharacterized protein LOC106769311 isoform X1, whose amino-acid sequence is MKLKAVPSSRNSFVVGGDCNHNAAASSSSSSSCQRQSIVIVANKNRKQHEIQGSESTPPRITSNVKQNLRFLKLWKSFQNRNSATPRPSTSYRKKKVEKDDDVEDTDLYRDPTSSLYYTNQMGIDNAVPVLLVDGYNVCGYWMKLKKHFMKGRLDIARQKLIDELVTFSMLREVKVVVVFDAMMSGLPSHKEDFAGLDIIFSGDTCADTWIEKEVAALREDGCPKVWVVTSDHCHQQAAHGAGAFIWSCKALVTEIKASQKEVEKMLQEQRSTSFQGRLLKHNLDAEVVDALKDLRKQLSENELK
- the LOC106769311 gene encoding uncharacterized protein LOC106769311 isoform X3; amino-acid sequence: MKLKAVPSSRNSFVVGGDCNHNAAASSSSSSSCQRQSIVIVANKNRKQHEIQGSESTPPRITSNVKQNLRFLKLWKSFQNRNSATPRPSTSYRKKKVEKDDDVEDTDLYRDPTSSLYYTNQMGIDNAVPVLLVDGYNVCGYWMKLKKHFMKGRLDIARQKLIDELVTFSMLREVKVVVVFDAMMSGLPSHKEDFAGLDIIFSGDTCADTWIEKEVAALREDGCPKVWVVTSDHCHQQAAHGAGAFIWSCKALVTE
- the LOC106769311 gene encoding uncharacterized protein LOC106769311 isoform X2 codes for the protein MKLKAVPSSRNSFVVGGDCNHNAAASSSSSSSCQRQSIVIVANKNRKQHEIQGSESTPPRITSNVKQNLRFLKLWKSFQNRNSATPRPSTSYRKKKVEKDDDVEDTDLYRDPTSSLYYTNQMGIDNAVPVLLVDGYNVCGYWMKLKKHFMKGRLDIARQKLIDELVTFSMLREVKVVVVFDAMMSGLPSHKEDFAGLDIIFSGDTCADTWIEKEVAALREDGCPKVWVVTSDHCHQQAAHGAGAFIWSCKALVTEIHLFSR